The Apibacter raozihei genome contains a region encoding:
- a CDS encoding APC family permease, which translates to MKKIGWKTATAIVVSNMIGTGVFTSLGYQVPELHNTFTLLLLWFAGGVLALIGAFVYAELGTHFKQSGGDYIYLSRTYHPLAGYLTSWVSLIVGFSAPVSLAALAMAKYLGIEQVKTFAIFVIIFIAVFQCFSLKVSSHFQNIFAILKVVFIVVLIIIGFIIFPSQPNALLWDSTWKNELVMPAFASSLVFVTYAYTGWNSASYIVEELDKPKVNLPKALIIGTSFVTISYVLVNFVFLYHASISELSGKEDVANITFYNVLGADGVKWVNYFIALQLVATISGYLWVGSRVTQATARENRLWKYLEKENKNRIPIRAVLIHTLISIIIILSGKFEEIFIYTAFVLQLLATAAVSTSLFLKKKDRTLFKGNWFLLLPSIFLLFSFYILYFTFANHPRESFIGLGIVLVGGILYFFDKNKMIKE; encoded by the coding sequence ATGAAAAAAATTGGATGGAAAACAGCTACGGCTATTGTTGTTTCCAATATGATAGGAACAGGAGTATTTACCAGTTTAGGGTATCAGGTTCCTGAATTGCATAATACATTTACCTTACTTTTACTTTGGTTTGCAGGAGGGGTATTGGCCTTAATTGGGGCATTTGTATATGCAGAATTAGGAACACATTTTAAGCAATCCGGTGGTGATTATATTTATCTTTCCCGAACCTATCATCCGTTAGCCGGGTATTTAACCAGCTGGGTGTCTTTAATAGTCGGCTTTTCTGCTCCCGTTTCTTTAGCTGCATTGGCTATGGCTAAATATCTGGGAATAGAACAAGTTAAAACATTTGCTATTTTTGTTATTATATTTATTGCTGTTTTTCAGTGTTTTAGCCTTAAAGTAAGTAGTCATTTTCAAAACATTTTTGCCATACTGAAAGTGGTTTTTATAGTAGTTTTGATCATTATAGGTTTTATTATTTTTCCCAGTCAGCCTAATGCTTTATTGTGGGATTCAACATGGAAAAATGAATTAGTGATGCCCGCATTTGCCAGTTCTTTGGTTTTTGTTACCTATGCATATACCGGATGGAATTCAGCATCCTATATAGTCGAAGAACTGGATAAGCCAAAGGTTAACCTTCCCAAAGCATTAATTATAGGTACGTCATTTGTAACCATAAGCTATGTACTGGTCAATTTTGTATTTCTGTATCACGCCTCTATCAGTGAATTAAGCGGAAAGGAAGACGTTGCCAATATAACATTTTATAACGTATTGGGAGCTGATGGCGTAAAATGGGTAAATTATTTTATAGCATTGCAATTAGTAGCAACTATAAGCGGATATTTATGGGTAGGTTCCAGAGTTACTCAAGCTACAGCCAGAGAAAATCGTTTATGGAAATATCTTGAAAAAGAAAATAAAAATAGAATCCCTATTCGGGCAGTATTAATACATACTTTGATAAGTATAATAATTATACTTAGTGGAAAATTCGAGGAAATTTTTATCTATACCGCTTTTGTACTTCAGTTACTTGCCACTGCGGCAGTAAGCACTTCTTTATTTCTTAAGAAAAAAGACCGGACTTTATTCAAAGGTAACTGGTTTTTACTATTACCCAGTATATTTTTACTTTTTAGTTTTTACATTCTGTACTTTACTTTTGCAAATCATCCAAGAGAAAGTTTTATAGGTTTAGGTATAGTATTAGTTGGAGGTATCTTGTATTTTTTCGATAAGAATAAAATGATTAAAGAATAA
- a CDS encoding TonB-dependent receptor plug domain-containing protein: MKIKYFFTSSVIIFSLFTLNAQESDSLQQNISNLENIVIVGGRNTARTAINSPVAIDVIDVKKIEKLSPQATVNDLLNYLVPSFNSVKQSSSDGTEHIDPATLRGMGPDQVLVLINGKRRHTTSLVNYQNTVGNGSVGTDLSAIPASAIERIEVLRDGAAAQYGSDAIAGVINIVLKKSFGGSISATYGVTNRNDGENYSLSSNYGTKLGNDGGSINLSFVVSQRNATNRSYENNLDKFGDNFAYDFAPDPAQARANDETIMAARGLSQKDFRFRIGDAKIKNQQFFINVIYPLSQKLEFYIFGGASLRQGEGAEFRRLPSETDNVVSEIYPNGFQPLLKSNIYDISQVAGIKYKYDNWIIDLSNTFGENIFNYQVANTNNASLGIHSPTRFNAGGHSFLQNTINLDVSKKINSYFSLGLGTEFRYEQYKITAGEEASWARYDKYGNIVSEVTKPEDIIGAGGSQGFVGFSPLNSINKNRTSVATYADLAFTLGRLSGNIAGRYEHFSDFGNSVTGKLAVRYEYAQGFAIRGAVSTGFRAPSLQQQYFNNSYTDISTTGNKIVAKGIFTNDSNLAKALGIEKLKDEKSVNVSVGLTFRPVNKLYITLDGYYIRVNDRIVLTSEFVNDLIQSYGVEGARFFTNAVDTETKGIDWVAAYSFYVGAGKLDVSLSGNYTETKIIDYHFPEVFGGDRNEYFGPDQVNIIESLTPKSKASLGLIYTLNKWNFLVRNTYYGKVTRNGYPYGGIQYHSPKYVTDFSISYSLTKNLGITLGGNNVFDIFPDKQIYENSYYNVFKYAPVQMGITGANWFARLNMNF; the protein is encoded by the coding sequence ATGAAAATCAAATATTTTTTTACTTCAAGTGTTATTATTTTTTCCCTATTCACATTAAATGCTCAAGAGTCAGACTCATTGCAGCAAAATATAAGTAATTTGGAGAATATAGTGATAGTAGGGGGAAGAAATACTGCGCGAACAGCCATTAATTCTCCTGTAGCTATTGATGTTATCGATGTGAAAAAAATAGAAAAATTATCACCTCAGGCGACTGTTAATGATTTGTTAAACTATTTGGTACCTTCATTCAATTCCGTAAAACAATCTTCATCCGATGGTACGGAGCATATTGATCCGGCTACATTAAGAGGAATGGGGCCGGATCAGGTTCTGGTTCTTATAAATGGGAAAAGAAGACATACAACATCATTAGTCAATTATCAGAATACAGTAGGAAACGGCTCTGTAGGAACCGATTTAAGTGCTATTCCAGCTTCAGCAATAGAAAGAATTGAAGTCCTACGGGATGGTGCAGCCGCCCAGTATGGATCTGATGCAATTGCAGGAGTTATAAATATTGTCCTAAAAAAAAGCTTCGGAGGTAGTATATCTGCTACTTATGGGGTAACTAACAGAAATGATGGAGAAAACTACAGTTTAAGTAGTAACTATGGTACTAAATTAGGTAATGATGGAGGATCTATAAATTTATCATTTGTCGTTAGTCAAAGGAATGCTACAAATAGGTCATACGAAAATAATCTGGATAAATTTGGAGATAATTTTGCATATGACTTTGCTCCGGATCCAGCTCAAGCTCGTGCCAATGATGAAACGATTATGGCTGCAAGAGGTTTATCACAAAAAGATTTCAGATTTAGAATAGGAGATGCCAAAATAAAAAATCAACAATTTTTTATAAATGTAATATATCCATTATCACAGAAATTGGAGTTTTACATTTTCGGAGGAGCTAGTCTAAGGCAAGGGGAAGGAGCCGAATTCAGAAGATTACCCAGTGAAACGGATAATGTCGTATCAGAAATTTATCCTAATGGATTTCAGCCTTTGTTAAAATCGAACATCTATGATATCTCACAGGTAGCTGGGATCAAATATAAATACGATAACTGGATTATTGATTTAAGCAATACTTTTGGAGAGAATATTTTCAATTATCAGGTTGCAAATACAAACAATGCTTCTTTAGGAATACATTCTCCAACCAGATTTAATGCAGGCGGACACAGTTTTTTACAAAACACTATAAACCTTGATGTTTCAAAAAAAATAAATTCGTATTTTTCTTTGGGTTTAGGTACTGAATTCAGATATGAACAATATAAAATAACAGCAGGAGAAGAAGCTTCATGGGCCAGATATGATAAATATGGAAATATTGTATCTGAAGTAACCAAGCCTGAAGATATAATAGGAGCAGGAGGCTCACAGGGATTTGTCGGATTCTCACCATTAAATTCTATAAATAAAAACAGGACAAGTGTGGCTACTTATGCAGATTTAGCTTTTACTTTAGGGCGTCTGTCAGGAAATATAGCGGGCAGGTATGAACATTTCAGTGATTTTGGTAATTCAGTAACCGGAAAATTAGCTGTGAGATATGAATATGCTCAGGGATTTGCAATACGAGGCGCGGTTAGTACTGGTTTTAGAGCCCCTTCTCTTCAACAACAATATTTTAATAATTCATATACAGATATTTCAACTACAGGAAATAAAATTGTAGCTAAAGGTATTTTTACAAATGATAGTAATCTGGCAAAAGCTTTAGGAATAGAAAAATTAAAAGATGAAAAGTCTGTAAATGTGAGTGTAGGTTTAACTTTTCGTCCTGTAAATAAACTTTATATAACTTTAGATGGATACTATATAAGAGTAAATGACAGAATTGTTTTAACCAGTGAATTTGTAAATGACCTGATTCAATCTTACGGAGTAGAAGGGGCACGGTTTTTTACGAATGCCGTAGATACAGAAACTAAAGGTATTGATTGGGTAGCTGCTTATAGTTTTTATGTAGGGGCAGGAAAATTAGATGTCAGTTTGTCAGGTAATTATACGGAAACTAAAATCATTGATTATCATTTTCCTGAAGTTTTCGGAGGTGACAGAAATGAGTACTTTGGCCCGGATCAGGTAAACATCATTGAATCGCTGACACCTAAATCAAAAGCAAGTCTGGGATTAATATATACGCTTAATAAATGGAATTTTTTAGTGAGAAATACTTATTATGGAAAAGTTACGCGTAACGGTTATCCATATGGAGGAATACAATACCATTCCCCCAAGTACGTTACTGATTTTAGTATCAGTTATAGCTTGACTAAAAATCTGGGAATTACTTTGGGAGGTAATAATGTATTTGATATATTTCCTGATAAACAAATTTATGAAAATTCATATTATAATGTATTTAAATATGCTCCTGTCCAAATGGGGATTACAGGAGCCAACTGGTTTGCCAGGTTAAATATGAACTTTTAA
- a CDS encoding C10 family peptidase, with protein sequence MNNYKYIIIVIGILIPYLFHGQDVSKETAEYVAKNFLNFKSEKHKSGNIGLTNVTDQLDKKYDGFYIFKNTDGNGFIIISSESENHPVLAYSLDSPIPLDQSISPELLYILNNYQLANEYLRKNKAQKVINQENSLIKEEWKALLTGKALPLAKSSKVSLASNVDPLLKTIWNQYPYYNKLAPVTYEGKSSLTGCVATAMAQIMKFWNYPDKGSGSHTYTIANNFYNWKGKTLTADFQNTNYQWNQMPNFLSSSSSAQQVDAVATLMYHAGVSVNMIYGPSASGAFDANVVPALKNYFKYSPSAEIKYRSNYTSNAEWLNLVKDQLTKNYPVYFMGRSSSGGHAFVADGYDSNNLIHFNLGWGGKANGYYQITNPQGFTNNQAVIINIFPPVPTCSSPDDLSITYINGSGAILNWKAVNGAKNYTVEYKMESEDNWIATTIENTATSFTLSKLNAGTSYLCRIKTNCYNSSSSIYKQNSFTTRNCPFTTGLNVSNISDTSALLSWNPGNRVNKYSIEFKASSDTIWTRAYTTSNSFELKGLQTNTSYDWRVNTYCDMRMNSGYSQSSFMTSGGCISPSGLNTTNISTNKATLNWNLVNGAVNYIVEYRSLSDTNWNTARTTSNVYTISGLKENTSYSWRIKANCTTSSSSAYSQSNFNTSGTCINPSGLNTNNISKNSATVNWEQVPGAFRYKVEYKNETLTNWVTATVTTDNSFTFTGLEPNTFYNWRVITYCSPSISSGFSQSVFRTAGDCSAPSGLRVINITNNSASLNWNPIAGVDKYKVEYKAAYDTIWIMVRTKSNAFTISGLKENTSYTWRVKTYCSTSSTSAYSQSDFITPETCITPSDLSETNISSNSAKLSWLSVNGAYRYKVEFKPTNTSFWTTAAVTANNYASLTGLLPDASYDWRVTTYCSPSVQSRYAQSSFRTNLSSTSDITFGDTLSSSVSLHPNPVEDIIYIKGIKVEGSKNIIATIIDRNGKIVKTFAIQPDKEIYLDVSELTSNVYFLRIKEQTLKFIKK encoded by the coding sequence ATGAATAATTATAAGTACATTATTATAGTTATAGGTATTCTTATACCTTATCTATTCCATGGACAAGATGTTTCCAAAGAAACTGCGGAATATGTTGCAAAAAATTTTCTAAATTTTAAATCAGAAAAGCATAAGTCTGGAAATATTGGATTGACGAATGTTACAGACCAACTTGATAAAAAATACGATGGTTTTTATATTTTTAAAAATACTGATGGAAATGGTTTTATTATTATTTCATCAGAAAGTGAAAATCACCCCGTTTTAGCTTATTCTCTTGATTCTCCCATTCCCCTAGACCAATCAATTTCTCCTGAATTACTATATATTCTTAACAATTACCAATTGGCTAATGAATATTTAAGAAAAAACAAAGCTCAAAAAGTTATCAATCAAGAGAATTCGTTAATCAAAGAAGAATGGAAAGCTTTACTTACAGGAAAAGCACTTCCTCTAGCTAAAAGTTCCAAGGTTTCTCTAGCTTCTAACGTTGATCCTCTACTTAAAACCATATGGAATCAGTATCCATACTATAATAAGCTGGCACCTGTTACTTATGAAGGAAAATCTTCTCTGACCGGGTGTGTAGCTACAGCTATGGCTCAAATAATGAAATTCTGGAATTATCCTGACAAAGGGAGTGGCTCACATACGTATACAATAGCTAATAATTTTTACAACTGGAAAGGTAAAACGTTAACTGCTGATTTCCAGAATACAAACTACCAATGGAATCAAATGCCTAATTTTCTTTCGAGCTCCTCATCCGCCCAACAGGTGGATGCTGTGGCAACTTTAATGTATCATGCCGGAGTTTCAGTGAATATGATATATGGACCTTCAGCTTCCGGAGCTTTTGACGCTAATGTTGTCCCCGCATTGAAAAATTACTTTAAATACAGTCCTTCAGCTGAAATAAAGTACAGATCAAACTATACCAGTAATGCGGAATGGCTAAACTTAGTAAAAGATCAGCTAACCAAAAACTATCCTGTTTATTTTATGGGAAGGTCATCCTCCGGCGGACATGCATTTGTTGCTGACGGTTACGACTCAAACAATCTGATTCACTTTAATTTAGGATGGGGTGGAAAGGCTAATGGATATTATCAAATAACCAATCCTCAAGGATTTACCAACAATCAGGCTGTAATTATCAATATTTTTCCTCCCGTACCCACATGCTCTTCTCCAGATGATCTTAGCATTACTTATATAAATGGTAGTGGTGCTATACTTAACTGGAAAGCAGTGAACGGAGCTAAGAACTATACCGTTGAATACAAAATGGAATCAGAGGATAACTGGATTGCCACTACTATTGAAAACACTGCTACATCTTTCACTTTATCTAAATTAAATGCAGGTACATCGTATCTATGTAGAATCAAAACAAACTGCTATAATTCAAGCAGTTCTATATACAAACAAAATTCTTTTACTACAAGAAACTGTCCATTTACTACCGGACTTAACGTTTCCAATATATCCGATACGAGCGCTTTACTTTCATGGAATCCTGGTAATAGAGTTAATAAATACTCAATTGAATTTAAAGCTTCTTCTGATACAATATGGACACGTGCCTATACAACTTCCAATTCATTTGAACTGAAGGGCCTACAAACTAACACATCGTACGACTGGAGAGTAAATACGTATTGTGATATGAGAATGAATTCAGGATATTCACAAAGTAGTTTTATGACCTCCGGTGGCTGTATATCCCCTTCTGGACTAAACACAACCAATATTTCAACTAATAAAGCAACTCTTAATTGGAATTTGGTAAATGGCGCAGTAAATTATATAGTGGAGTATAGATCTCTTTCAGATACCAACTGGAATACAGCCAGAACAACATCTAATGTTTATACAATTTCAGGATTAAAAGAGAATACTTCATATAGCTGGAGAATAAAAGCAAACTGTACCACGTCATCAAGCTCCGCTTATTCTCAAAGTAATTTTAATACTTCCGGGACTTGTATAAATCCTTCGGGGCTCAATACTAATAATATATCAAAAAATAGTGCTACTGTTAATTGGGAACAAGTTCCCGGTGCCTTCAGGTATAAAGTTGAATACAAAAATGAGACACTTACCAATTGGGTAACAGCTACAGTAACAACGGATAATTCTTTCACATTTACCGGACTTGAACCGAATACCTTTTATAACTGGAGAGTTATAACTTACTGTTCTCCCTCAATCAGTTCCGGATTTTCTCAAAGTGTTTTCAGGACTGCTGGCGATTGCTCAGCCCCATCGGGACTTAGGGTAATTAATATCACAAATAACAGCGCTTCACTTAACTGGAATCCAATTGCCGGAGTCGATAAATATAAGGTTGAATATAAAGCTGCTTATGATACTATATGGATAATGGTTAGAACAAAATCAAATGCTTTTACCATATCAGGATTGAAAGAAAACACTTCTTACACCTGGAGAGTGAAAACATACTGTTCCACGTCTTCAACCTCTGCTTATTCTCAAAGTGATTTTATTACACCAGAAACCTGCATTACTCCTTCAGACTTATCCGAAACAAATATATCAAGCAATAGTGCTAAACTTAGCTGGTTATCGGTTAACGGAGCCTACAGATACAAAGTTGAATTTAAGCCTACTAATACTTCTTTTTGGACCACAGCTGCTGTAACAGCTAACAATTATGCATCTTTAACTGGTTTATTACCTGATGCATCTTATGATTGGAGAGTAACAACCTATTGTTCTCCTTCAGTTCAATCCAGATACGCTCAAAGTAGTTTTAGAACCAATTTATCATCTACAAGTGATATAACTTTTGGAGACACCCTATCTTCCTCAGTTTCATTGCATCCTAATCCTGTAGAAGATATTATATATATTAAAGGGATTAAAGTGGAAGGAAGTAAAAATATAATAGCTACAATTATTGATAGAAATGGAAAAATTGTTAAAACTTTTGCCATTCAACCTGATAAAGAAATTTATTTGGATGTATCCGAATTAACCTCAAATGTATATTTTTTACGTATAAAGGAGCAAACTCTTAAATTTATAAAAAAATAA
- the tssD gene encoding type VI secretion system tube protein TssD, whose amino-acid sequence MSFKANLQVAGKKYNILNVNYSLAQETDPTGRPSSQTRGGRIEVTVESTGETDIFEWMTNSFERKDGKITFIKRDSDATLKELNFSEGYVVKYRENFDSIGRNPLTETFVISAKGIKMGTGEFINEWV is encoded by the coding sequence ATGTCATTTAAAGCAAATTTACAAGTAGCAGGGAAAAAGTATAACATTCTGAATGTTAATTATTCACTAGCTCAAGAAACAGACCCAACCGGACGTCCTTCTTCTCAGACAAGAGGAGGAAGAATTGAAGTAACTGTTGAATCTACCGGAGAAACTGATATCTTCGAGTGGATGACTAATAGTTTCGAAAGAAAAGACGGTAAAATAACTTTTATTAAAAGAGATTCTGATGCTACGCTGAAAGAATTAAACTTTTCTGAAGGTTATGTTGTTAAATACCGTGAAAATTTTGATTCTATCGGAAGAAATCCATTAACTGAGACTTTTGTTATTTCTGCAAAAGGTATCAAAATGGGAACAGGAGAATTCATTAATGAATGGGTTTAG